In Streptomyces qaidamensis, one DNA window encodes the following:
- a CDS encoding GNAT family N-acetyltransferase, which produces MEPVTLTTDRLLLRTVGPQDTDAVYEACQDPDIQRWTTIPSPYLREHAQSFTEQLVPDGWSDGSMFTFGVFLHSGELAGMLGITMRALGMGEIGFWAAKQHRANGYVTEAARTACRWSFTRAALDRVEWRAEVGNRASRAVAERAGFTIEGTLRSATNNKGVRRDTWVGSLLPSDLGLPSTAPYLPAR; this is translated from the coding sequence ATGGAACCCGTCACCCTCACCACGGACCGTCTCCTGCTGCGCACGGTGGGGCCCCAGGACACCGACGCGGTGTACGAGGCCTGCCAGGACCCCGACATCCAGCGCTGGACCACGATCCCCTCGCCCTATCTGCGCGAGCACGCCCAGAGCTTCACCGAGCAACTGGTCCCTGACGGCTGGAGCGACGGCTCCATGTTCACCTTCGGCGTCTTCCTGCACTCCGGGGAACTGGCGGGCATGCTCGGCATCACGATGCGCGCTCTCGGCATGGGCGAGATCGGCTTCTGGGCCGCCAAGCAGCACCGCGCCAACGGCTACGTCACCGAGGCCGCCCGCACCGCCTGCCGGTGGTCCTTCACCCGCGCCGCACTCGACCGCGTCGAATGGCGCGCCGAGGTGGGCAACCGGGCCTCCCGCGCGGTGGCGGAACGAGCGGGCTTCACGATCGAGGGCACGCTGCGCTCCGCGACCAACAACAAGGGAGTACGACGGGACACCTGGGTGGGCTCGCTGCTCCCCTCGGACCTGGGCCTGCCGTCGACGGCCCCGTACCTGCCGGCCCGCTGA
- a CDS encoding winged helix-turn-helix domain-containing protein — MTTPRPLADLSADEARRIALRAQGFIGAPDRRSGVRGILRHLGAIQLDTISVLARSHELVPYARLGAVGRRAVEDAYWQDTHSFEYWSHAACILPIEEWPHFAFRRRAYRNRPHWNHDLPDGVYDQVIKQLRSEGPLTATELGGAKKTNDWWDWSGSKVAVERALMYGEVVCVERRGWKRVYDLAERAVPDDLLHDELDDTECLRRLVGLAGRSLGVGTRADIADYHRLKGEQVDAVIAESGLVPVSVEGWGKPAWADPAALETPPRGRHRTTLLSPFDSLIWERARTERIFGFTHRLEAYVPKQKRIHGYFAMPVLAGGRLVGRVDPAREGRTLVAKQVTLEGPKAVPAVAQALAEAATWVDCTDARVERVDTPELREPLTQELARLLG; from the coding sequence ATGACCACCCCTCGCCCCCTCGCAGACCTCTCCGCGGACGAGGCCCGCAGAATCGCGCTCCGCGCCCAGGGCTTCATCGGCGCGCCCGACCGCCGCTCCGGTGTCCGTGGCATCCTCCGCCACCTGGGCGCGATACAGCTCGACACCATCTCGGTCCTGGCCCGCTCCCATGAACTCGTCCCGTACGCGAGGCTGGGCGCGGTCGGCCGCAGAGCGGTCGAGGACGCCTACTGGCAGGACACGCACTCCTTCGAGTACTGGTCCCACGCCGCCTGCATCCTCCCCATCGAGGAGTGGCCCCACTTCGCCTTCCGACGCCGCGCCTACCGCAACCGCCCGCACTGGAACCATGACCTGCCCGACGGCGTTTACGACCAGGTCATCAAGCAGCTCCGCTCCGAAGGCCCCCTCACGGCGACGGAGTTGGGCGGCGCGAAGAAGACGAACGACTGGTGGGACTGGTCCGGCTCCAAGGTCGCGGTGGAACGGGCCCTGATGTACGGCGAGGTGGTCTGCGTGGAGCGCCGCGGCTGGAAGCGCGTCTACGACCTCGCCGAGCGCGCCGTGCCCGACGATCTGCTGCACGACGAGCTGGACGACACCGAGTGCCTGCGCCGTCTGGTCGGCCTGGCGGGCCGGTCCCTGGGGGTGGGCACCCGCGCGGACATCGCCGACTACCACCGCCTCAAGGGCGAGCAGGTCGACGCGGTGATCGCCGAGTCGGGCCTGGTCCCGGTCTCGGTCGAGGGCTGGGGCAAGCCGGCCTGGGCCGATCCCGCGGCTCTGGAGACGCCCCCGCGCGGCCGCCACCGCACGACACTTCTGTCGCCCTTCGACTCCCTGATCTGGGAGCGGGCGCGCACGGAACGGATCTTCGGATTCACGCACCGCCTTGAGGCCTACGTCCCCAAACAGAAGCGCATCCACGGCTACTTCGCGATGCCGGTCCTGGCCGGCGGCCGGCTGGTCGGCCGCGTGGACCCGGCCCGCGAGGGCCGCACGCTGGTGGCCAAGCAAGTCACCCTGGAGGGCCCGAAGGCCGTCCCGGCCGTCGCCCAGGCCCTGGCCGAGGCGGCGACGTGGGTGGACTGCACGGACGCCCGCGTGGAACGGGTCGACACCCCGGAGCTGCGCGAGCCCCTGACGCAGGAACTCGCCCGCCTTCTCGGCTGA
- a CDS encoding response regulator: MADSFGPMRDGDANDGVVGMGPDSGTPRKEPIRVLVVDDHALFRRGLEIVLAAEEDIQVIGEAGDGAEAVEKAADLLPDIVLMDVRMPKRGGIEACTSIKEVAPSAKIIMLTISDEEADLYDAIKAGATGYLLKEISTDEVATAIRAVADGQSQISPSMASKLLTEFKSMIQRTDERRLVPAPRLTDRELEVLKLVATGMNNRDIAKELFISENTVKNHVRNILEKLQLHSRMEAVVYAMREKILEIR, from the coding sequence ATGGCGGACAGCTTCGGACCGATGCGTGACGGGGATGCCAACGACGGCGTCGTCGGCATGGGCCCGGACTCGGGGACTCCACGCAAGGAACCGATCAGAGTCCTTGTGGTGGACGACCACGCCTTGTTCCGCCGGGGCCTGGAGATCGTGCTCGCGGCCGAGGAGGACATCCAGGTCATCGGGGAGGCGGGCGACGGCGCCGAGGCCGTGGAGAAGGCCGCCGACCTGCTGCCCGACATCGTCCTGATGGACGTGCGGATGCCCAAGCGGGGCGGGATCGAGGCGTGCACCTCCATCAAGGAGGTGGCACCCAGCGCGAAGATCATCATGCTGACGATCAGCGACGAGGAAGCCGATCTCTACGACGCCATCAAGGCGGGAGCGACCGGCTATCTGCTGAAGGAGATCTCCACGGACGAGGTGGCCACCGCCATTCGCGCGGTGGCCGACGGGCAGTCGCAGATCAGCCCGTCCATGGCGTCGAAACTGCTCACCGAGTTCAAGTCGATGATCCAGCGCACGGACGAACGCCGACTGGTGCCCGCGCCGCGCCTGACCGACCGCGAACTGGAAGTGCTCAAGCTCGTCGCGACGGGAATGAACAACCGTGACATCGCCAAGGAGTTGTTCATCTCCGAGAACACCGTGAAGAACCACGTCCGCAACATCCTGGAGAAGCTGCAACTGCACTCCAGGATGGAAGCGGTGGTGTACGCGATGCGGGAGAAGATCCTCGAGATCCGCTAG
- the hpf gene encoding ribosome hibernation-promoting factor, HPF/YfiA family, translating into MDIVVKGRKTEVPERFRKHVAEKLKLEKIQKLDGKVISLDVEVSKEPNPRQADRCDRVEITLRSRGPVIRAEAAASDPYAALDLAAEKLEARLRRQHDKRYSRRGARRIPAAEVADHVPGVATLNGNGLVPAPEEEPEAVPTKKIGSLEVQGDGPIVVREKTHVAAPMTLDQALYEMELVGHDFYLFVDSETKEPSVVYRRHAYDYGVIHLSTDTMVTQAHAPDAGGALGG; encoded by the coding sequence GTGGACATCGTCGTCAAGGGCCGCAAGACCGAGGTGCCCGAGCGGTTCCGGAAGCACGTGGCCGAGAAGCTGAAGCTGGAGAAGATCCAGAAGCTCGATGGCAAGGTGATCAGCCTCGACGTCGAGGTGTCCAAGGAGCCCAACCCCCGGCAGGCCGACCGCTGTGACCGAGTGGAGATCACGCTCCGCTCCCGCGGCCCGGTGATCCGGGCGGAGGCAGCGGCGAGCGATCCGTACGCGGCGCTCGACCTGGCGGCGGAAAAGCTGGAAGCCCGGCTGCGCAGGCAGCACGACAAGCGGTACTCGCGCCGTGGCGCGCGCCGGATCCCGGCCGCCGAGGTCGCCGACCACGTCCCGGGCGTGGCGACGCTCAACGGAAACGGCCTGGTGCCGGCTCCCGAGGAGGAGCCCGAGGCCGTACCCACGAAGAAGATCGGCTCGCTGGAAGTTCAGGGTGACGGCCCCATCGTCGTCCGCGAGAAGACCCACGTCGCAGCCCCCATGACCCTCGACCAGGCTCTCTACGAGATGGAGCTGGTCGGGCACGACTTCTACCTGTTCGTCGACTCCGAGACCAAGGAACCGAGTGTCGTCTACCGACGGCACGCCTATGACTACGGTGTGATCCACCTCAGCACGGACACGATGGTCACCCAGGCGCACGCCCCCGACGCGGGCGGTGCGCTCGGCGGCTGA
- a CDS encoding ComF family protein codes for MRGWWQDLTDLVLPGECGGCGVPRTVLCARCRAVLGGSAVRRARPVPEPPGLPAVHAAARYADEVRATLLAHKERGALALAGPLGVALAEAVQAGLRDARAPARAEGARPPGSRAPALLVPVPSGRRAVRARGHDPARRIALAAAGELRRRGLPARVAGVLRQRRAVADQSGLNSRQRLDNLAGALAVAPGGARLLSGGPVVLVDDVMTTGASLAEAARAVRAASGGRRTAFGVTGPIPNASWTSAVYAGETWESREEQNVGSTRERTGRRPARQVNAGAGNVGGVVEVVCAAVVAATPDSFEINRN; via the coding sequence ATGCGGGGGTGGTGGCAGGACCTGACCGACCTGGTGCTGCCGGGCGAGTGCGGAGGCTGCGGGGTGCCTCGTACGGTGCTGTGCGCCCGGTGCCGTGCGGTGCTGGGCGGAAGTGCGGTGCGGCGGGCGAGGCCGGTGCCGGAGCCGCCCGGGCTGCCCGCGGTGCACGCGGCGGCCCGGTACGCGGACGAGGTCCGGGCGACGCTGCTGGCCCACAAGGAACGGGGCGCCCTGGCGCTCGCCGGACCGCTCGGAGTGGCGCTGGCGGAAGCTGTACAGGCGGGGCTCAGGGACGCCCGGGCTCCGGCGCGGGCCGAAGGGGCCCGGCCCCCGGGCAGCAGGGCTCCTGCGCTGCTTGTGCCGGTGCCGTCCGGGCGGCGGGCCGTGCGGGCCCGGGGGCATGACCCGGCGCGGCGGATCGCGCTCGCGGCAGCGGGTGAGCTGCGGCGAAGGGGGCTTCCGGCCCGGGTGGCCGGCGTGCTGCGGCAGCGCCGGGCCGTGGCCGACCAGTCGGGGCTCAACTCACGGCAGCGGCTGGACAATCTCGCGGGCGCGCTGGCAGTGGCTCCAGGCGGCGCCCGGCTGCTCTCGGGAGGACCGGTCGTCCTCGTCGACGACGTGATGACCACCGGTGCCTCCCTGGCGGAGGCCGCGCGTGCCGTGCGGGCGGCCTCGGGCGGGCGGCGAACCGCTTTCGGGGTGACGGGGCCGATTCCGAACGCCTCATGGACTTCGGCCGTGTATGCGGGAGAGACGTGGGAAAGCAGAGAGGAACAGAACGTCGGATCAACGCGAGAGAGGACGGGCCGGCGGCCCGCCCGGCAGGTGAACGCGGGCGCGGGCAACGTCGGCGGAGTCGTCGAGGTGGTGTGCGCTGCAGTCGTCGCGGCAACACCGGATTCTTTCGAAATAAACCGGAACTGA
- a CDS encoding LpqB family beta-propeller domain-containing protein: MGADREGRGRRRPARVMAYAAGGVLVLAGCASMPDSGDLRGVESTPRQETQVQVFAVPPGEDASPSEIVQGFLEALTSDDPRYKTARQYLTGDAAKTWRPEASATVLTDGPGAKPEPGGGGEATGEISYMLTGTKVATVDAQQAYAPATGAYGRSVHLTQDDKRQWRIDALPQGVVIGESDFQRNYMSVGKYYFASNTDAAGSKSRPTAVADPIYVRRRVEPMTQIVSSLLSGPTRWLGPVVRSSFPTGTALAKNAGALTPDDRSKLTVPLNDKAAGIGTNRCEEMAAQMLFTLRNLSPAVDEVELRAGGAELCSLTQEGADSTASRSSARHPDYLYFVDGKHRLVRIAAGSSGNEPDPAPGALGEGDTALRSVAVSRDEHTAAGVSLDGRSLYVGSLVSGGSLGEPVLRSQGRSEKDRLTPPSWDADDGLWVADRDPDRPRLLLFEEGKGDPVEVRVPHLDGRVQSVRVAADGVRIALVVEKGGKKTLLIGLIERDEKPGEKPAVRVVELRSATPELEEVTTMSWAGDSRLVVVGREHGGVEQMRYVQVDGSTPDVPAPAALTGVKEVTAAQDDQLPLVAYSVDGIVRLPSGEQWQKVTEGTAPVYPG, encoded by the coding sequence GTGGGCGCTGACCGCGAGGGGCGCGGCCGGCGCAGGCCCGCGCGCGTGATGGCGTACGCCGCCGGTGGCGTTCTGGTGCTGGCGGGGTGTGCCTCGATGCCGGACAGCGGGGATCTGCGGGGCGTGGAGTCCACACCGCGCCAGGAGACCCAGGTGCAGGTGTTCGCCGTGCCGCCGGGGGAGGACGCGTCGCCCTCGGAGATCGTGCAGGGCTTCCTGGAGGCGCTCACCAGCGACGATCCGCGGTACAAGACCGCACGGCAGTACCTGACCGGCGACGCCGCGAAGACGTGGCGGCCCGAGGCGTCCGCCACGGTGCTGACGGACGGGCCGGGTGCCAAGCCCGAGCCCGGCGGCGGCGGGGAGGCCACCGGCGAGATCTCGTACATGCTGACCGGCACCAAGGTCGCCACCGTCGATGCCCAGCAGGCGTACGCGCCCGCGACCGGGGCGTACGGCAGGAGCGTGCACCTGACGCAGGACGACAAGCGGCAGTGGCGGATCGACGCGCTGCCGCAGGGCGTCGTCATCGGCGAGTCGGACTTCCAGCGCAACTACATGTCGGTCGGCAAGTACTACTTCGCCTCGAACACCGATGCGGCCGGATCGAAGTCACGGCCCACGGCGGTCGCCGACCCCATCTACGTGCGCCGGCGCGTGGAGCCCATGACGCAGATAGTGAGTTCCCTGCTCAGCGGGCCCACGCGGTGGCTCGGACCTGTGGTCAGATCGAGCTTTCCCACTGGTACGGCGCTGGCGAAGAACGCCGGCGCGCTGACGCCGGACGACCGGAGCAAGCTGACGGTCCCGCTCAACGACAAGGCCGCGGGTATCGGCACGAACCGGTGCGAGGAGATGGCCGCCCAGATGCTCTTCACGCTGCGCAACCTCAGCCCCGCGGTGGACGAGGTCGAGCTGCGGGCCGGAGGGGCGGAGCTGTGCTCGCTCACGCAGGAGGGGGCCGATTCGACGGCCTCCCGCAGCTCGGCGCGGCACCCCGACTACCTGTACTTCGTCGACGGCAAGCACCGGCTCGTACGGATCGCCGCGGGCAGCAGCGGCAACGAGCCCGATCCGGCGCCGGGGGCCCTCGGCGAGGGTGACACGGCGCTGCGGTCGGTGGCGGTGTCCCGTGACGAGCACACCGCGGCCGGCGTCAGCCTCGACGGCCGGTCGCTGTACGTGGGCTCGCTCGTCTCGGGCGGTTCGCTGGGCGAGCCGGTGCTGCGCAGCCAGGGCCGGTCCGAGAAGGACCGGCTGACGCCTCCCAGCTGGGACGCGGACGACGGCCTGTGGGTGGCCGACCGCGACCCCGACCGTCCCCGGCTGCTCCTCTTCGAGGAGGGCAAGGGCGATCCGGTGGAGGTGCGCGTGCCGCACCTGGACGGGCGGGTCCAGTCCGTGCGGGTCGCCGCCGACGGGGTGCGGATCGCGCTCGTGGTGGAGAAGGGCGGCAAGAAGACCCTGCTCATCGGGCTGATCGAGCGGGACGAGAAGCCGGGTGAGAAGCCGGCCGTCAGGGTGGTGGAACTGCGCTCCGCGACGCCGGAGTTGGAGGAGGTCACCACCATGTCGTGGGCCGGGGACAGCCGGCTCGTGGTGGTCGGGCGCGAGCACGGGGGCGTCGAGCAGATGCGATACGTCCAGGTCGACGGCTCCACGCCGGACGTGCCGGCGCCCGCCGCTCTGACCGGCGTCAAGGAGGTCACCGCCGCCCAGGACGACCAGCTGCCGCTGGTGGCGTACTCGGTGGACGGCATCGTCCGCCTGCCGTCGGGCGAGCAGTGGCAGAAGGTGACGGAGGGGACGGCGCCGGTCTATCCGGGCTGA
- the mtrB gene encoding MtrAB system histidine kinase MtrB: protein MSGDSAASAPGRSGARPERPVGRKKPGSRWGRFLESGLLLQGGVQGSPVIRLFMRWVRRPLLPVMRLWRRNIQLKVVVTTLLMSLGVVLLLGFVVIGQVRNGLLDAKVKASQSQATGGFAVAKQRADDAASGTGDDGTTSVGRPAQNVTPWMSDLVSSLSSGGQGAFDVVTLPATDADGAGGRGQRASGEVDWNRSVPADLRERIGHSTTAAQSYTRITYNNPTKDSQPGLVIGQQVDDPNGDPYQLYYLFPLTQEEKSLSLVKGTLATAGLFVVVLLGAIAWLVVRQVVTPVRMAAGIAERLSAGRLQERMKVTGEDDIARLGEAFNKMAQNLQLKISQLEDLSRMQRRFVSDVSHELRTPLTTVRMAADVIHEARVDFDPITARSAELLADQLDRFESLLADLLEISRFDAGAAALEAEPIDLRDVVRRVVSGAEPLAERKGTRIRILGDQQPVVAEADARRVERVLRNLVVNAVEHGEGQDVVVKLAAAGGAVAVAVRDYGVGLKPGEATRVFSRFWRADPARARTTGGTGLGLSIALEDARLHGGWLQAWGEPGGGSQFRLTLPRTADEPLRGSPIPLEPKDSRRNRGLDDAGLPCGGGDGEKRATVPAQPVSGPVSQGAKRDPIPPRSAPTADPTALPGNGSRVVPRPASGTRRQDESAGAEQRAPGDGAVRPERAGREGGAEGRAGRDPVVNGPRDEDDHSAGTGSRATGPGDVDRQGEASRGR, encoded by the coding sequence ATGTCCGGCGACAGTGCCGCTTCGGCGCCCGGCCGGTCCGGGGCCCGCCCGGAGCGGCCTGTCGGGCGGAAGAAGCCCGGCTCCCGCTGGGGACGGTTCCTGGAGAGCGGGCTGCTGCTCCAGGGCGGAGTCCAGGGCAGCCCGGTCATCCGCCTGTTCATGCGGTGGGTGCGCCGGCCCTTGCTGCCCGTCATGCGGCTGTGGCGGCGCAACATCCAGCTCAAGGTCGTCGTCACGACGCTGCTGATGTCGCTGGGCGTGGTGCTGCTGCTGGGCTTCGTCGTCATCGGGCAGGTGCGCAACGGCCTGCTGGACGCCAAGGTGAAGGCGTCCCAGAGCCAGGCCACGGGCGGGTTCGCGGTGGCCAAACAGCGAGCCGACGACGCGGCGAGCGGCACCGGCGACGACGGCACCACGTCGGTCGGGCGTCCCGCGCAGAACGTCACCCCGTGGATGAGCGACCTCGTCTCCTCGCTGTCCAGCGGCGGCCAGGGCGCCTTCGACGTCGTGACGCTCCCGGCCACCGACGCGGACGGGGCGGGCGGCCGCGGGCAGCGTGCCTCCGGTGAGGTGGACTGGAACCGGAGCGTGCCCGCTGACCTGCGTGAGCGGATCGGCCACAGTACGACGGCCGCGCAGAGCTACACCCGCATCACCTACAACAACCCGACCAAGGACTCCCAGCCGGGGCTGGTCATCGGCCAGCAGGTGGACGACCCCAACGGCGACCCGTACCAGCTGTACTACCTCTTCCCGCTCACCCAGGAGGAGAAGTCGCTGAGCCTGGTCAAGGGCACGCTGGCGACCGCCGGGCTGTTCGTCGTCGTGCTGCTGGGGGCCATCGCCTGGCTCGTCGTGCGGCAGGTCGTCACGCCGGTGCGGATGGCGGCGGGGATCGCCGAGCGGCTGTCGGCCGGGCGGCTCCAGGAGCGTATGAAGGTCACCGGCGAGGACGACATCGCGCGGCTCGGCGAGGCCTTCAACAAGATGGCGCAGAACCTCCAGCTGAAGATCAGCCAGCTGGAGGACCTGTCGCGGATGCAACGCCGGTTCGTGTCGGACGTGTCGCACGAGCTGCGGACGCCGCTGACGACCGTACGGATGGCCGCGGACGTCATCCACGAGGCGCGGGTGGACTTCGACCCGATCACCGCGCGGTCGGCGGAGCTGCTCGCCGATCAGCTGGACCGGTTCGAGTCGCTGCTCGCGGACCTGCTGGAGATCAGCCGGTTCGACGCGGGCGCCGCGGCGCTGGAGGCGGAGCCGATAGACCTCAGGGACGTCGTACGGCGAGTGGTCAGCGGGGCCGAGCCGCTCGCGGAGCGCAAGGGCACGCGGATCCGCATCCTCGGCGACCAGCAACCCGTCGTCGCCGAGGCCGACGCCCGGCGCGTGGAGCGGGTGCTGCGCAACCTCGTGGTCAACGCCGTCGAGCACGGCGAGGGTCAGGACGTCGTCGTCAAGCTCGCCGCTGCGGGCGGTGCGGTCGCCGTGGCGGTGCGGGACTACGGCGTCGGGCTCAAGCCGGGCGAGGCGACCCGTGTGTTCAGCCGCTTCTGGCGGGCCGACCCGGCACGCGCGCGTACCACGGGTGGTACGGGACTGGGGCTGTCCATCGCCCTGGAGGACGCGCGGCTGCACGGCGGCTGGCTGCAGGCCTGGGGCGAGCCGGGCGGCGGTTCGCAGTTCCGGCTGACGCTGCCCAGGACCGCCGACGAGCCGCTGCGGGGCTCCCCGATACCGCTGGAGCCCAAGGACTCCCGGCGCAACCGCGGTCTCGACGACGCCGGTCTGCCGTGCGGCGGCGGGGACGGTGAGAAGCGGGCGACCGTGCCGGCGCAGCCGGTGAGCGGGCCGGTGTCGCAAGGGGCGAAGCGGGACCCGATACCGCCGCGGAGCGCCCCTACGGCCGATCCGACGGCGCTGCCCGGCAATGGTTCACGTGTGGTGCCCAGGCCTGCCTCGGGCACGCGCCGGCAGGACGAATCGGCGGGGGCGGAGCAGCGGGCTCCCGGCGACGGCGCGGTTCGCCCGGAGAGGGCCGGGCGCGAAGGTGGTGCCGAGGGCCGGGCCGGACGGGATCCGGTCGTGAACGGGCCCCGGGACGAGGACGACCACTCCGCGGGAACGGGCAGCCGGGCGACCGGGCCCGGGGACGTGGACAGGCAAGGGGAGGCATCTCGTGGGCGCTGA
- the mtrA gene encoding two-component system response regulator MtrA, producing MMSFMKGRVLVVDDDTALAEMLGIVLRGEGFEPSFVADGDKALAAFREAKPDLVLLDLMLPGRDGIEVCRLIRAESGVPIVMLTAKSDTVDVVVGLESGADDYIVKPFKPKELVARIRARLRRSEEPAPEQLAIGDLVIDVAGHSVKRDGQSIALTPLEFDLLVALARKPWQVFTREVLLEQVWGYRHAADTRLVNVHVQRLRSKVEKDPEKPEIVVTVRGVGYKAGPS from the coding sequence ATGATGTCGTTTATGAAGGGACGAGTCCTTGTCGTCGACGACGACACCGCACTGGCCGAGATGCTCGGCATCGTGCTGCGTGGTGAGGGTTTCGAGCCGTCGTTCGTGGCCGACGGTGACAAGGCGCTGGCCGCGTTCCGTGAGGCCAAGCCCGACCTGGTGCTGCTCGATCTGATGCTGCCCGGCCGTGACGGCATCGAGGTGTGCCGCCTGATCAGGGCGGAGTCGGGTGTGCCGATCGTGATGCTGACGGCGAAGAGCGACACGGTCGACGTCGTCGTCGGCCTGGAGTCGGGCGCCGACGACTACATCGTGAAGCCGTTCAAGCCGAAGGAGCTGGTGGCCCGGATCCGGGCGCGGCTGCGGAGGTCGGAGGAGCCCGCTCCGGAGCAGCTCGCCATCGGTGACCTGGTCATCGATGTGGCGGGGCACTCCGTGAAGCGGGACGGGCAGTCGATCGCGCTGACGCCGCTGGAGTTCGACCTGCTGGTCGCGCTCGCGCGCAAGCCGTGGCAGGTGTTCACGCGCGAGGTGCTGCTGGAGCAGGTCTGGGGCTACCGGCACGCGGCGGACACGCGGCTGGTCAACGTCCATGTGCAGCGGCTGCGCTCCAAGGTCGAGAAGGACCCGGAGAAGCCGGAGATCGTGGTGACCGTCCGTGGTGTCGGATACAAGGCAGGGCCGAGCTGA
- the mtnA gene encoding S-methyl-5-thioribose-1-phosphate isomerase: MADQYAHSGDDKRPTEIPAIRWEEPPEGPVLVLLDQTRLPAEEVELVCTDASALVEAIRSLAVRGAPLLGIAGAYGVALAAVRGFDVDEAAAALAGARPTAVNLAVGVRRAQSAHEAALAKGGDVRQAAAAALAAARQLHREDAEASGRMAEHGLALLDELLPGGGHRILTHCNTGSLVSGGEGTAFAVALAAHRTGRLRRLWVDETRPLLQGARLTAYEAARSGMAYTLLTDNAAGSLFAAGEVDAVLIGADRITADGSVANKVGSYPLAVLARYHHVPFIVVAPVTTVDLDTADGASVEVEQRPGHEVTEVTAPQVPVVGAEAGGGIPVAPLGTQAYNPAFDVTPAELVTAIVTEEGAVSPVTSEALAEMCARSRRVAAG, encoded by the coding sequence ATGGCTGATCAGTACGCGCACAGCGGCGATGACAAACGGCCGACCGAGATCCCGGCGATCCGCTGGGAAGAGCCACCGGAAGGCCCGGTTCTGGTCCTGCTGGACCAGACGAGGCTGCCGGCCGAGGAGGTCGAACTGGTCTGTACGGACGCATCCGCACTGGTGGAGGCGATCCGCTCGCTGGCGGTGCGTGGGGCGCCGCTGCTCGGCATCGCGGGGGCCTACGGCGTCGCGCTCGCCGCCGTGCGGGGCTTCGACGTGGACGAGGCGGCGGCCGCGCTGGCGGGTGCCCGGCCGACGGCGGTGAACCTGGCCGTGGGTGTGCGACGGGCCCAGTCGGCGCACGAGGCGGCGCTTGCCAAGGGCGGGGACGTCCGGCAGGCGGCCGCGGCGGCGCTGGCCGCGGCGCGGCAGCTGCACCGGGAGGACGCCGAGGCCAGTGGGCGGATGGCCGAGCACGGGCTGGCGCTGCTGGACGAGTTGCTGCCCGGTGGCGGGCACCGGATTCTCACCCACTGCAACACCGGTTCGCTGGTGTCGGGCGGAGAGGGGACGGCGTTCGCCGTGGCGCTCGCGGCGCACCGCACGGGTCGGCTGCGGCGGCTGTGGGTGGACGAGACGCGGCCGCTGCTGCAGGGCGCTCGCCTGACGGCGTACGAGGCGGCTCGCAGCGGGATGGCGTACACGCTGCTCACCGACAACGCGGCGGGGTCGCTGTTCGCCGCGGGGGAGGTGGACGCGGTGCTGATCGGGGCGGACCGCATCACGGCGGACGGTTCGGTGGCGAACAAGGTCGGGAGCTATCCGCTGGCGGTGCTGGCGCGGTACCACCATGTGCCGTTCATCGTGGTGGCGCCGGTGACGACGGTGGATCTGGACACGGCGGACGGGGCGTCCGTCGAGGTGGAGCAGCGTCCCGGGCACGAGGTGACCGAGGTGACGGCGCCGCAGGTGCCGGTGGTCGGTGCGGAGGCGGGGGGTGGAATTCCGGTGGCGCCGCTGGGGACGCAGGCGTACAACCCGGCGTTCGACGTGACTCCGGCCGAGCTGGTGACGGCGATCGTCACGGAGGAGGGTGCTGTTTCGCCTGTGACGTCAGAGGCACTCGCCGAGATGTGTGCGCGGTCACGCCGGGTGGCGGCGGGCTGA